The Nerophis lumbriciformis linkage group LG34, RoL_Nlum_v2.1, whole genome shotgun sequence genome includes a window with the following:
- the LOC133576422 gene encoding thyroxine 5-deiodinase-like, with protein MHDSGGVQLAQALKHSVLCLLLLPRFLAAAVTLWLLDFLCIRRKVLHQMGARPHSADDPPLCVSDSNRMFTLESLRAVWYGQKLDLLKSASLGRAAPNTEVFLVQGRRRVRILDCMRGTRPLILNFGSCSUPPFMTRLAAFQRVVSQYADIADFVVVYIEEAHPSDGWVSSDSPYQILKHRCLEDRLSAARLMLAQVPGSSVVVDGMDNASNAAYGAYFERLYIVRDRRVVYQGARGPEGYRISELRKWLEQYRKDLIVSPVLQA; from the coding sequence ATGCACGACTCCGGCGGGGTCCAGCTGGCCCAGGCCCTCAAGCACTCCGTCCTGTGCCTGCTGCTGTTGCCGCGCTTCTTGGCCGCCGCCGTCACGCTGTGGCTGCTGGACTTCCTGTGCATCCGCCGCAAGGTGCTCCACCAGATGGGCGCGAGGCCGCACAGCGCCGACGACCCGCCGCTGTGCGTGTCGGACTCCAACCGGATGTTCACGCTGGAGTCGCTGCGGGCGGTGTGGTACGGCCAGAAGCTGGACCTGCTCAAGTCGGCGAGCCTGGGACGCGCGGCGCCCAACACGGAGGTGTTTCTGGTCCAGGGGCGCCGGCGGGTGCGCATCCTGGACTGCATGCGCGGAACGAGGCCGCTCATCCTCAACTTTGGCAGCTGCTCCTGACCGCCGTTCATGACGCGCTTGGCCGCGTTCCAGCGCGTCGTCAGCCAGTACGCAGACATTGCGGACTTCGTGGTGGTCTACATCGAGGAGGCGCACCCGTCGGACGGCTGGGTGAGCTCCGACTCGCCCTACCAGATCCTCAAGCACCGCTGCCTGGAGGACCGGCTGAGCGCGGCGCGGCTCATGCTGGCGCAGGTGCCCGGCAGCAGCGTGGTGGTGGACGGCATGGACAACGCGTCCAACGCCGCCTACGGAGCTTACTTTGAGAGACTCTACATCGTCAGGGACCGGAGGGTGGTCTATCAGGGGGCCCGAGGGCCGGAGGGCTACCGGATCTCTGAGCTCAGGAAATGGCTGGAACAGTACCGGAAAGACCTGATCGTGTCTCCGGTGCTGCAAGCGTAG